The following are encoded together in the Bacillus sp. V2I10 genome:
- a CDS encoding ATP phosphoribosyltransferase regulatory subunit — protein sequence MFMFEKPLGMRDTLPLLYETKKQLRQKMTGAIEKWGFQFIETPTLEFYDTVGVQSAILEGQLFKLLDQEGHTLVLRPDMTAPIARVAASRFYKENYPLRLAYDANVFRAQQREGGRPAEFEQIGTELIGDATTSGDAEVIALMIAVLKEAGLQDFKVAIGHIGFADALFIEILGNQERADVLRRYLYEKNYVGYREHVKSLPLSSIDKGRLLQLLQLRGGEDQLAVAADLVSSREGKEAAAELGKLWSHLQDFGVLESVKLDLNLVSHMSYYTGVLFEVYAGNVGFPLGNGGRYNQLFERFDTPAAATGFGIRLDRLIESLGEQEETPYIHCVLYSQERRTEALKSAAELRGQGKRVILQDISGVNDVDAYTKQFADVAYFIGSRKEEQDG from the coding sequence AGAGATACATTGCCATTATTGTATGAAACGAAAAAACAGCTTCGTCAAAAAATGACGGGTGCAATAGAGAAATGGGGCTTTCAATTTATTGAAACGCCAACGCTTGAATTTTACGATACGGTAGGTGTTCAGTCAGCGATTCTTGAAGGACAGCTGTTTAAGCTGCTTGATCAGGAAGGGCACACGCTGGTTCTTAGACCGGATATGACAGCACCAATAGCAAGGGTAGCGGCTTCAAGATTTTATAAGGAAAATTATCCGCTCAGACTTGCTTATGATGCGAATGTGTTCCGTGCGCAGCAGCGTGAAGGCGGACGCCCTGCTGAATTTGAACAAATTGGGACTGAATTGATCGGTGATGCAACAACAAGCGGAGATGCAGAGGTTATTGCACTTATGATTGCCGTTCTTAAAGAGGCAGGTCTACAGGATTTTAAGGTCGCAATCGGACATATAGGTTTCGCGGACGCTTTATTTATAGAGATTCTCGGAAATCAGGAGCGGGCTGATGTTTTAAGAAGATACTTATATGAAAAGAATTATGTCGGCTATCGCGAGCATGTGAAGTCATTGCCGCTGTCGTCTATTGATAAAGGAAGGCTGCTTCAGCTTTTGCAGCTGAGAGGCGGAGAGGATCAGCTTGCAGTTGCTGCCGACCTGGTTTCAAGCAGGGAAGGAAAAGAGGCTGCTGCAGAACTTGGCAAGCTGTGGTCGCATCTTCAGGATTTTGGGGTGCTGGAATCCGTAAAGCTGGATTTAAATCTTGTCAGTCATATGAGCTACTACACAGGAGTTTTATTTGAGGTTTATGCAGGCAATGTCGGCTTTCCTCTTGGAAACGGCGGCCGTTATAATCAGCTTTTCGAACGATTTGATACACCTGCAGCGGCTACGGGCTTTGGAATCCGGTTAGACAGGCTGATCGAATCTCTTGGAGAACAGGAAGAGACACCTTACATTCATTGTGTTCTTTACAGTCAGGAAAGAAGAACAGAGGCTCTGAAGTCTGCGGCTGAGCTTAGAGGACAGGGGAAAAGAGTAATTTTACAGGATATATCCGGTGTAAATGATGTAGATGCCTATACAAAGCAGTTTGCCGATGTAGCTTATTTTATTGGATCGAGAAAGGAAGAGCAGGATGGGTAA
- the hisG gene encoding ATP phosphoribosyltransferase, producing MGNMLTIAMPKGRIFDEAANLLRKAGYKLPPEFDESRKLILEVPAENMRFILAKPMDVTTYVEHGVADIGIAGKDVMLEEERDVYEVLDLKISDCYLAVAGLPNMSGSDVVAPKVATKYPGVASSYFREQGEQVEIIKLNGSIELAPLIGLADRIVDIVSTGRTLKENGLVELERICSITSRLIVNPVSYRMKDAQIDELVSRLSEVVEGEANEN from the coding sequence ATGGGTAATATGCTTACAATTGCGATGCCGAAAGGAAGAATATTTGATGAAGCAGCAAACTTGCTCAGAAAAGCAGGATATAAGCTGCCGCCTGAATTCGATGAGTCAAGAAAGCTTATTTTAGAAGTTCCTGCAGAAAACATGCGCTTTATTTTAGCGAAGCCGATGGATGTCACAACATATGTTGAACATGGGGTTGCGGACATTGGCATTGCCGGCAAAGATGTCATGCTTGAGGAAGAGCGTGATGTTTATGAGGTGCTGGATTTGAAAATAAGTGACTGCTACTTGGCTGTTGCTGGCTTGCCTAACATGAGCGGCTCAGATGTTGTTGCCCCAAAGGTTGCAACAAAGTACCCAGGTGTGGCGTCTTCTTATTTCCGCGAGCAGGGGGAACAGGTGGAAATCATCAAGCTGAACGGTTCGATTGAGCTTGCTCCATTAATTGGCCTAGCTGACCGTATTGTCGATATTGTTTCAACGGGCAGAACGTTAAAAGAAAACGGCCTGGTTGAACTTGAGAGAATTTGCAGCATTACTTCAAGACTCATTGTCAATCCTGTCAGCTACCGAATGAAGGATGCCCAGATTGATGAACTGGTCAGCCGATTATCAGAAGTTGTGGAGGGAGAAGCGAATGAGAATTGA
- the hisD gene encoding histidinol dehydrogenase, with protein MRIERLSGNFASLKRSIDSGTEAQREAVKNIIGDVKKKGDASLFAYAEKFDSVRLSSLRVSEAEVEAAYQELDPDLVEIIREAAENIRFFHEKQKRESWITYKEDGTMLGQKITPLDAVGVYVPGGTAAYPSSVLMNVIPALTAGVKRIVLISPPNRKGTLPAGVLVAAKELGIEEIYKSGGAQAVAALAYGTETIRPVDKIVGPGNIYVALAKREVFGDVDIDMIAGPSEIVVLADETAKANEVAADLLSQAEHDVLASSVLVTDSMDLAEAVSTEVTRQLETLPRKEIAGPSIEQFGFIYVAESLNEAINAVNELAPEHLEVLTENPMELLNSIRHAGAIFLGRYSSEPVGDYFAGPNHVLPTNGTARFSSPLNVDDFVKKSSIISYSKQAFQHSAHKIAAFARLEGLEAHARAVEERLK; from the coding sequence ATGAGAATTGAAAGATTATCAGGGAATTTTGCCTCTCTAAAGCGTTCGATTGACTCTGGTACAGAAGCGCAGAGAGAGGCTGTTAAAAACATCATTGGAGATGTTAAGAAAAAAGGGGATGCTTCTCTTTTCGCCTATGCGGAAAAATTCGATTCTGTCCGTTTATCAAGTCTGAGAGTGTCAGAAGCGGAAGTGGAGGCAGCTTATCAGGAGCTTGATCCGGACTTAGTTGAGATTATCAGGGAAGCAGCAGAAAATATCCGTTTTTTTCATGAAAAGCAAAAGCGTGAGTCCTGGATTACATATAAAGAGGACGGAACGATGCTTGGACAGAAGATCACTCCTCTTGATGCTGTTGGAGTATATGTACCTGGAGGCACTGCCGCTTATCCTTCATCCGTTTTAATGAATGTCATTCCTGCACTAACGGCAGGGGTTAAGCGAATTGTTCTGATTTCCCCTCCAAACAGGAAAGGTACGCTGCCTGCAGGAGTACTTGTTGCTGCAAAAGAGCTTGGTATAGAGGAAATCTACAAATCAGGCGGGGCCCAGGCGGTTGCTGCACTTGCATATGGAACGGAAACAATCAGGCCGGTTGATAAAATTGTTGGTCCCGGAAATATCTATGTGGCTCTTGCGAAGCGGGAAGTATTTGGGGATGTCGATATAGATATGATTGCCGGACCAAGTGAAATTGTTGTTTTAGCAGATGAGACGGCGAAAGCAAATGAAGTGGCAGCCGATCTGCTGTCCCAGGCTGAACATGATGTTCTTGCTTCAAGCGTACTTGTAACAGATTCAATGGATCTTGCAGAAGCCGTATCAACAGAAGTCACGCGTCAGCTTGAGACTCTTCCGAGAAAAGAGATAGCAGGCCCTTCGATTGAGCAGTTCGGATTTATTTATGTGGCAGAGTCACTGAATGAAGCCATTAACGCCGTGAACGAGCTCGCACCGGAGCATCTTGAGGTGTTAACAGAAAATCCAATGGAGCTGCTGAACAGCATTAGACACGCAGGCGCTATTTTCCTCGGAAGATATAGCTCAGAGCCTGTCGGGGACTATTTTGCAGGGCCGAATCATGTGCTCCCTACAAATGGCACAGCCCGTTTTTCAAGTCCGCTGAACGTCGATGATTTTGTGAAAAAATCCAGCATTATTTCATACAGTAAACAAGCATTTCAGCACTCAGCACATAAGATTGCAGCATTCGCACGTTTAGAAGGCTTAGAAGCACATGCACGCGCCGTTGAAGAGCGCTTAAAATAG
- the hisB gene encoding imidazoleglycerol-phosphate dehydratase HisB — MERSSSLQRTTNETDISLSLSIDGEGISELNTGVPFMTHMLDLFTKHGQFNLSVAAIGDTEIDGHHTTEDIGICLGQAFREALGDKRGIKRYGQAMVPMDEALAQVVVDLSNRPHFELKGEFPSPTVGNFDTELVHEFLWKFALEARINLHVIVHYGRNTHHMIEAVFKALGRALDEASTIDPRIKGVPSTKGML, encoded by the coding sequence ATGGAAAGATCATCAAGTCTGCAAAGAACAACTAACGAAACGGATATCTCTCTGTCTCTTTCAATTGACGGAGAAGGGATTTCTGAATTAAATACAGGCGTGCCCTTTATGACACACATGCTTGATCTGTTTACGAAGCATGGCCAATTTAATCTATCTGTTGCGGCTATTGGAGATACGGAGATTGATGGCCATCATACGACAGAAGATATCGGCATTTGTCTTGGACAGGCATTCAGAGAAGCATTAGGCGATAAAAGAGGAATTAAGCGCTATGGTCAGGCAATGGTTCCTATGGATGAAGCCCTTGCCCAGGTAGTAGTTGATTTAAGCAACCGTCCGCACTTTGAATTGAAAGGCGAGTTTCCAAGTCCTACAGTAGGAAACTTTGATACGGAGCTTGTCCATGAATTTCTTTGGAAGTTTGCTCTTGAAGCACGGATCAACCTGCATGTCATTGTCCATTACGGCCGCAATACTCACCATATGATTGAAGCGGTTTTCAAAGCTTTAGGCAGAGCGCTTGACGAGGCATCAACGATTGATCCTCGGATTAAAGGAGTCCCGTCTACGAAGGGAATGTTATAA
- the hisH gene encoding imidazole glycerol phosphate synthase subunit HisH: MIGIIDYGMGNLYSVSKALERLNISYFISENPEELENADGYILPGVGSFKDAMAILNETKLTDYIQKIASEGKPLLGICLGMQLLFDSSEENGLTEGLTLLKGNVVHFPEDLMKKEQLKVPHMGWNRLRMHQQSDLLEGLEEGYSYFVHSYYVKAEKSSTVIASADYGVDVPAVVGEKNIFGTQFHPEKSSHLGIGILRNFVKIVEEKEKS; encoded by the coding sequence ATGATCGGAATAATTGATTATGGCATGGGGAATTTGTACAGCGTCAGCAAAGCGCTTGAGCGCTTGAATATTAGCTATTTCATTTCAGAAAATCCGGAAGAGCTTGAAAATGCGGATGGCTATATTCTTCCTGGTGTCGGCTCCTTTAAGGATGCAATGGCGATTTTAAATGAAACAAAGTTAACGGACTATATTCAGAAAATCGCAAGTGAGGGGAAGCCGCTGCTTGGTATTTGTTTAGGGATGCAATTATTATTTGATTCGAGTGAGGAAAATGGTTTAACAGAAGGACTGACCCTTTTAAAAGGGAATGTCGTGCATTTTCCGGAAGATCTTATGAAAAAAGAACAGCTGAAAGTGCCGCACATGGGCTGGAATCGATTACGCATGCACCAGCAGAGCGATCTTCTTGAAGGTCTTGAAGAAGGCTACTCCTATTTTGTGCATTCTTACTATGTGAAGGCTGAAAAGAGCAGCACCGTGATTGCAAGTGCCGACTATGGCGTCGATGTTCCTGCAGTTGTTGGTGAGAAAAATATATTCGGGACACAATTTCATCCCGAAAAAAGCAGTCATTTAGGAATTGGCATTCTGAGGAACTTTGTCAAAATTGTTGAAGAGAAGGAGAAATCATGA
- the hisA gene encoding 1-(5-phosphoribosyl)-5-[(5-phosphoribosylamino)methylideneamino]imidazole-4-carboxamide isomerase, with amino-acid sequence MSEFIIYPAIDMRGGKCVRLIQGDYAKETIYGDSPYEMAKVFADKGAKWIHMVDLDGAKAGKRVNHKHVLEVAEKLNVKVQIGGGIRTEEDVEYYLSNGISRVILGSSAISNPDFVKKMLAKYGSKIAIGIDAKDGYVSTEGWIETSTVKAADLGVELAAAGAEVFIFTDIATDGMLSGPNVDAVREMAGATGKEVIASGGVSSLDDLVKLAAFQKEGVAGAIVGKALYTNQFDLAQALEEVELA; translated from the coding sequence ATGAGTGAATTTATCATATATCCGGCAATCGATATGCGCGGAGGAAAATGTGTCCGTCTAATACAAGGCGATTATGCAAAAGAAACAATTTACGGCGACTCACCTTACGAGATGGCAAAAGTGTTTGCTGATAAAGGGGCAAAATGGATTCACATGGTTGATTTGGATGGAGCTAAAGCCGGCAAAAGAGTTAATCACAAACATGTTCTCGAAGTAGCGGAAAAGCTGAATGTAAAAGTGCAGATAGGCGGAGGAATCCGTACGGAGGAAGACGTAGAGTATTATCTTTCAAATGGGATATCCCGCGTTATCCTGGGAAGCTCTGCAATCTCTAATCCTGATTTCGTGAAAAAAATGCTTGCGAAATATGGCAGTAAAATAGCGATCGGAATTGATGCAAAGGATGGCTATGTTTCAACTGAAGGGTGGATTGAGACGTCAACAGTAAAGGCTGCTGATCTTGGTGTGGAGCTTGCTGCAGCAGGTGCTGAAGTGTTTATATTCACTGATATTGCAACAGACGGCATGTTATCCGGACCTAATGTTGACGCTGTCCGCGAAATGGCGGGGGCTACCGGCAAAGAAGTAATCGCATCTGGCGGAGTCAGCTCTCTGGACGATTTAGTGAAGCTTGCTGCTTTTCAAAAAGAAGGAGTGGCAGGGGCAATTGTAGGAAAAGCGCTCTACACAAATCAATTCGATCTTGCCCAAGCCTTAGAAGAGGTGGAGCTCGCATGA
- the hisF gene encoding imidazole glycerol phosphate synthase subunit HisF, with translation MITKRIIPCLDVKDGRVVKGIQFLGLRDAGDPVELATFYDKEGADELVFLDISASHEGRKTMVDVVERVAAQLAIPFTVGGGINSLTDMKKILRAGADKVSVNTSAVMRPELISEGARFFGSQCMVVAIDARFTEETGKYMVYTHGGRKETEWEVTDWAREAVKRGAGEILLTSMNSDGEKSGFDLALNKMVSEAVSVPVIASGGAGNAEHFTEAFLKGKADAALAASIFHYKETSVKEVKDYLKTQGVNVR, from the coding sequence ATGATTACAAAACGGATCATTCCTTGTCTTGATGTAAAAGACGGAAGGGTAGTAAAAGGCATTCAATTTTTGGGGCTGCGAGATGCAGGGGATCCTGTTGAGCTTGCAACCTTTTATGACAAAGAGGGCGCAGATGAGCTCGTCTTTTTAGATATATCTGCTTCTCACGAAGGCAGAAAAACAATGGTGGATGTGGTTGAACGTGTTGCAGCGCAGCTTGCGATCCCATTTACAGTGGGAGGCGGCATCAATTCGCTTACCGATATGAAAAAAATTCTTCGTGCAGGTGCTGACAAAGTTTCTGTCAATACATCAGCAGTGATGCGCCCTGAACTGATTTCAGAGGGGGCGCGATTCTTTGGTTCCCAATGCATGGTTGTAGCTATTGATGCAAGATTTACTGAAGAAACCGGCAAATATATGGTGTACACACATGGCGGAAGAAAAGAAACAGAGTGGGAAGTGACAGACTGGGCCAGAGAAGCAGTTAAGCGCGGCGCAGGCGAAATTCTGCTCACAAGCATGAACAGCGACGGTGAAAAAAGCGGATTCGACCTTGCTTTAAATAAAATGGTAAGCGAAGCAGTTTCCGTTCCTGTTATTGCTTCAGGAGGTGCAGGGAACGCTGAACACTTCACAGAGGCATTCTTAAAAGGAAAAGCGGATGCTGCCCTTGCAGCTTCTATTTTTCACTATAAAGAGACGTCAGTAAAAGAAGTGAAAGATTACTTAAAAACGCAGGGAGTGAATGTCAGATGA
- the hisIE gene encoding bifunctional phosphoribosyl-AMP cyclohydrolase/phosphoribosyl-ATP diphosphatase HisIE, translating into MNLQSVKFDQNGLVPAIVQDAVSKEVLTLAYMNEESLQKTIETRETWFYSRSRQELWNKGATSGNTQEVVGLKYDCDQDALLVLVKPAGPACHTGSYSCFSENVFGDSGQAPAERFEILNTLEKLIAEREAEMPEGSYTTYLFTEGVDKILKKVGEEASEVIIAAKNRDADELKWEAADLLFHLMVLLREQKLPLDEVLNVLEERHLPKE; encoded by the coding sequence ATGAATCTGCAATCGGTAAAGTTTGATCAAAATGGCTTAGTCCCTGCAATCGTTCAGGATGCAGTCAGCAAAGAAGTTCTTACTCTGGCCTATATGAATGAGGAATCTCTGCAAAAAACAATTGAAACGAGAGAAACATGGTTTTACAGCCGCTCCAGACAGGAGCTTTGGAACAAAGGGGCAACTTCAGGCAATACCCAGGAGGTTGTTGGGTTAAAATACGATTGCGATCAGGATGCTCTGCTTGTATTGGTGAAACCTGCCGGCCCTGCGTGTCATACTGGCTCGTACTCTTGTTTTTCAGAAAACGTGTTTGGCGATTCCGGGCAAGCCCCTGCCGAACGCTTTGAAATCCTGAACACACTGGAAAAATTGATCGCAGAACGTGAAGCAGAAATGCCTGAAGGCTCTTATACAACGTACCTGTTTACAGAAGGCGTCGATAAAATCCTGAAAAAAGTTGGAGAGGAAGCATCAGAAGTCATCATCGCAGCCAAGAACCGCGATGCGGATGAACTAAAATGGGAAGCTGCTGATCTATTGTTCCACTTAATGGTGCTGCTCCGTGAACAAAAACTTCCGCTTGATGAAGTGCTAAATGTATTGGAAGAGCGTCATTTACCGAAAGAATAG
- a CDS encoding lipopolysaccharide assembly protein LapB — MGKQSSNTQQKAQIVPFFQDGQYFYRKGMKAYRERDLLRASKWIQRAIQLEPNQIVMLSQLAAIYTELGKYQQSNELLTYIIKNIDKDLTECHYFMANNYAHLGLFHEAYKCATQYQSKEPNGEFIEETEDLLDLLTIEGADEEDPFLDSDELIVKQDAAKSLLENGKLEEAISLLKEIVTDFPEFWSAYNNLSLAYFYMGDVQQAKDYLDMVLDKNPGNLHALCNLLVFYYYERQDDKVEELAQRLGHIYPILFEHRYKLGATFALVGQYELAFKWLRAIYRQGFDGDDTFYYWLSYSAYFTGKEELARTSWDRVIEINPEKAGSEPWSSEKKTAVRPMTMPIEERLLAIFLAAETKQLDQIQFFQSAKVPQSVFEREFMDLAIAHVNGEIKKSVSEKSKFTYQAAQVLFENNKTMNEGLYLFFFKTALKAKREEMPLKNHLAWACALEYVWKKENGYKVTQTELAEQYSISGKTLSKYSAFIKNLWT, encoded by the coding sequence GTGGGAAAACAATCGAGTAACACTCAGCAAAAAGCGCAGATTGTCCCTTTCTTCCAAGACGGACAGTACTTTTACCGTAAGGGCATGAAAGCCTATCGGGAACGCGATCTTTTAAGAGCGAGCAAGTGGATTCAGCGTGCGATTCAGCTTGAGCCGAATCAGATTGTCATGCTTAGCCAGCTTGCAGCTATCTATACCGAGCTTGGAAAATACCAGCAATCTAATGAGCTTTTAACATACATTATCAAGAATATTGATAAAGATTTAACGGAATGCCATTACTTTATGGCGAATAATTACGCACATTTAGGTCTCTTTCATGAAGCCTACAAATGCGCGACCCAATATCAGTCAAAAGAGCCGAATGGCGAGTTCATCGAAGAAACAGAAGATCTCCTTGATTTGCTCACAATTGAAGGGGCAGATGAAGAGGATCCCTTTTTAGATTCAGATGAACTGATTGTTAAGCAGGATGCAGCAAAATCCCTTCTGGAAAATGGGAAATTAGAAGAGGCCATTTCCTTGTTAAAAGAAATCGTCACGGATTTTCCGGAATTCTGGTCAGCTTACAACAACTTGTCGTTAGCCTACTTTTACATGGGCGACGTTCAGCAGGCGAAAGATTATTTAGATATGGTGCTCGACAAAAATCCGGGCAACCTCCATGCTCTTTGCAATTTGCTTGTGTTCTACTACTACGAACGGCAGGATGATAAAGTAGAAGAATTGGCGCAAAGACTTGGACACATCTATCCTATTCTTTTTGAACACCGCTATAAGCTTGGTGCGACTTTTGCATTGGTCGGGCAATATGAGCTTGCCTTTAAATGGCTCAGAGCCATTTATAGACAAGGTTTTGACGGTGATGATACCTTCTATTACTGGCTTTCATATTCCGCTTATTTTACCGGAAAAGAAGAGCTTGCCAGAACCAGCTGGGATCGTGTGATTGAAATAAATCCTGAAAAAGCCGGTTCAGAACCGTGGTCGTCGGAGAAGAAGACGGCGGTACGTCCAATGACGATGCCGATTGAAGAGCGTCTGCTTGCGATCTTTTTAGCGGCTGAAACAAAGCAGCTTGATCAGATTCAATTCTTTCAATCAGCAAAAGTTCCTCAATCAGTCTTCGAAAGAGAGTTTATGGATCTTGCAATTGCGCATGTTAATGGAGAGATTAAAAAAAGTGTCTCTGAGAAATCAAAGTTCACCTACCAGGCAGCGCAAGTCCTGTTTGAAAACAATAAAACCATGAATGAAGGACTTTATTTGTTTTTCTTTAAAACAGCTTTAAAAGCAAAAAGAGAAGAGATGCCGCTTAAAAACCACCTTGCATGGGCTTGCGCACTGGAATACGTGTGGAAAAAAGAAAATGGATATAAAGTGACGCAGACAGAGCTTGCTGAACAATACTCCATATCAGGTAAAACTCTTTCAAAGTATTCAGCTTTCATCAAGAATTTATGGACGTGA